One window of Dechloromonas sp. ZY10 genomic DNA carries:
- the rpoB gene encoding DNA-directed RNA polymerase subunit beta produces the protein MTYSFTEKKRIRKSFAKRDSVLDVPFLLSTQLDSFEAFLQADIPTEQRKNEGLQAAFTSIFPIVSHSGNARLEFVSYMLGEPAFDVTECQQRGLTFASSLRAKVRLVIMDRDAPDTVKEVKEQEVYMGEIPLMTKNGSFVINGTERVIVSQLHRSPGVFFEHDRGKTHSSGKLLFSARVIPYRGSWLDFEFDPKDTLFFRVDRRRKMPVTTLLKAIGMSSEEILAQFFEFDTFLLGRESVEFSLVPERLRGEVARFDFVAPDGKVIVAKDKRITAKHIRDIAAAGLKQVAVPEEFILGRVVAKNIIDKATGEVIANANDEITETLLAKLREAEVATVETLYTNDLDRGAFISNTLRADETASRQAARIAIYRMMRPGEPPTEEAVEILFNGLFYSDERYDLSGVGRMKFNRRLARPDVIEYKVMVRSLASKAEAALNKLADAAGVSLDLIHDIVNGLPYGPRALAENLTQEVAKTLHDKVKAAGASLEVREQLTLSPLDIVEVIKILVELRNGRGEIDDIDHLGNRRVRSVGELAENQFRAGLVRVERAVKERLSQAESDNLMPHDLINAKPISAAIKEFFGSSQLSQFMDQTNPLSEITHKRRVSALGPGGLTRERAGFEVRDVHPTHYGRVCPIETPEGPNIGLINSLALYARVNSYGFIETAYRRVIDSKVTDQIEYLSAIEEGNYVVAQANAALDGEGRLIDELVTCREKGETILSEPARVQYMDVAPGQIVSVAASLIPFLEHDDANRALMGANMQRQAVPCLRPEKPLVGTGIERTVAVDSGTAVVARRGGKVDYVDAGRVVVRVNDAEAVAGEVGVDIYNLTKYTRSNQNTNINQRPMVRVGDIIASGDVVADGASTDKGELALGQNMLIAFMPWNGYNFEDSILISERVVAEDRYTSIHIEELTVVARDTKLGPEEITRDIASLGEVQLSRLDDSGIVYIGAEVQAGDVLVGKVTPKGETQLTPEEKLLRAIFGEKASDVKDTSLRVPSGIAGTVIDVQVFTREGIERDKRAQSIIDEHLRHYKLDLADQMRIVERDAFERVGRLIVGKKANGGPKKLSKGAVIEQAYLDSMDPHHWFDIRVADEELALQLEQTREGLEQARKEFDVAFEAKRKKLTQGDELPPGVQKMVKVYVAVKRRLQPGDKMAGRHGNKGVVSRILPVEDMPYMEDGRPVDIVLNPLGVPSRMNVGQILEVHLGLAAKGLGYKIGDMLRRQAAVTEVRQFLDQVYNCSGKSENLDELTDVEIMEMAGNLTTGVPFATPVFDGAKDEEIKTMLRMAGMPESGQMTLFDGRTGDAFERQVTVGYMHYLKLHHLVDDKMHARSTGPYSLVTQQPLGGKAQFGGQRFGEMEVWALEAYGASYVLQEMLTVKSDDVNGRTKVYENIVKGEHKIDAGMPESFNVLVKEIRSLAIDIDLERY, from the coding sequence ATGACTTACTCCTTCACCGAGAAGAAACGCATCCGTAAGAGTTTCGCCAAGCGCGATAGCGTGCTTGACGTTCCTTTCTTGTTGTCAACCCAGCTCGATTCTTTCGAAGCGTTTTTGCAGGCGGATATTCCGACCGAGCAGCGCAAGAACGAAGGGCTGCAAGCGGCGTTCACCTCGATTTTCCCGATCGTTTCCCATTCCGGTAACGCCAGGCTGGAGTTTGTCAGTTACATGCTCGGCGAGCCGGCCTTCGATGTGACTGAGTGCCAGCAGCGCGGTCTGACCTTCGCGTCGTCTCTGCGGGCCAAGGTTCGTCTTGTGATCATGGATCGCGATGCGCCCGACACCGTGAAAGAGGTCAAGGAGCAGGAAGTTTACATGGGGGAAATCCCCTTGATGACCAAGAATGGTTCGTTCGTGATCAACGGAACCGAGCGCGTCATCGTTTCCCAGTTGCACCGCTCGCCCGGCGTGTTTTTCGAGCATGACCGCGGCAAGACCCATAGTTCCGGCAAGTTGCTGTTCTCCGCTCGCGTCATTCCTTACCGTGGCTCTTGGCTCGATTTCGAATTCGATCCTAAAGACACGCTGTTCTTCCGGGTGGATCGTCGTCGCAAGATGCCGGTAACGACGCTGCTCAAAGCAATCGGGATGAGTTCAGAAGAAATCCTGGCTCAGTTCTTCGAGTTCGATACTTTCCTGCTGGGGCGCGAAAGTGTCGAGTTTTCCCTCGTGCCCGAGCGTTTGCGGGGTGAGGTTGCTCGTTTTGACTTCGTCGCTCCTGACGGCAAAGTGATTGTTGCCAAAGACAAACGGATCACGGCAAAGCACATTCGCGATATTGCCGCGGCCGGTCTCAAGCAGGTTGCCGTGCCGGAAGAGTTCATTCTCGGGCGCGTGGTGGCAAAGAACATCATCGATAAGGCAACGGGCGAGGTGATTGCCAATGCCAACGACGAGATTACCGAGACGTTGCTGGCCAAGTTGCGCGAAGCCGAGGTTGCGACGGTTGAAACGTTGTACACCAACGATCTGGACCGTGGAGCGTTCATTTCCAACACCCTGCGGGCAGATGAAACCGCGTCCCGCCAAGCGGCAAGAATTGCAATTTATCGCATGATGCGTCCGGGGGAGCCGCCGACGGAAGAGGCGGTGGAGATTCTGTTCAACGGTTTGTTCTATTCCGACGAGCGCTACGACCTGTCCGGCGTCGGCCGGATGAAGTTCAACCGCCGTCTCGCTCGCCCCGACGTCATTGAATACAAGGTGATGGTGCGCTCGCTTGCCTCGAAGGCTGAGGCAGCCCTGAACAAGCTGGCAGACGCTGCCGGAGTGTCGCTTGACCTGATTCACGACATCGTAAACGGTTTGCCTTACGGCCCGCGCGCGCTGGCAGAAAACCTCACGCAGGAAGTGGCCAAGACGCTGCATGACAAAGTCAAGGCCGCGGGCGCCAGCCTGGAAGTTCGCGAGCAACTGACGCTTAGCCCGTTGGATATCGTCGAAGTGATCAAGATTCTCGTTGAACTGCGCAATGGCCGCGGAGAAATTGACGATATCGATCACCTGGGTAACCGCCGTGTTCGCTCGGTGGGTGAACTTGCCGAAAATCAGTTCCGGGCTGGTCTTGTCCGTGTGGAGCGCGCAGTCAAGGAACGGTTGAGCCAGGCTGAGTCCGACAACCTGATGCCGCATGATCTGATTAACGCCAAGCCGATCAGTGCTGCGATCAAGGAGTTTTTTGGCTCCAGCCAACTTTCCCAGTTTATGGATCAAACCAACCCGTTGTCGGAAATTACGCACAAACGGCGTGTTTCGGCACTCGGTCCTGGCGGTTTGACCCGCGAGCGTGCGGGCTTTGAAGTTCGTGACGTGCATCCCACCCACTATGGTCGCGTGTGCCCGATCGAAACGCCGGAAGGTCCGAACATCGGCCTGATCAACTCGCTGGCGCTTTATGCTAGGGTCAATTCCTACGGCTTTATCGAGACCGCTTACCGGCGTGTGATCGATAGCAAGGTTACCGACCAAATCGAGTATCTGTCGGCAATTGAGGAAGGTAACTATGTCGTTGCGCAGGCAAACGCCGCGCTTGATGGCGAAGGCCGCCTGATCGACGAGCTGGTTACCTGCCGTGAAAAAGGCGAAACCATCCTGTCGGAGCCAGCTCGTGTTCAGTACATGGACGTGGCTCCGGGCCAGATTGTTTCGGTCGCCGCCTCGTTGATTCCGTTCCTCGAGCATGACGATGCGAACCGCGCGCTGATGGGCGCCAACATGCAACGTCAGGCGGTGCCTTGTCTGCGTCCGGAAAAGCCGCTGGTCGGTACCGGCATCGAGCGCACTGTCGCGGTTGACTCGGGCACGGCCGTAGTTGCCCGGCGTGGCGGCAAGGTCGACTACGTTGATGCCGGCCGCGTTGTGGTCCGCGTCAATGATGCGGAAGCGGTAGCTGGTGAGGTTGGCGTCGATATCTACAATCTCACCAAGTACACCCGCTCGAACCAGAATACCAATATCAATCAGCGTCCTATGGTTCGCGTGGGCGACATCATCGCCAGCGGCGATGTGGTTGCTGACGGGGCATCGACCGATAAGGGCGAACTGGCTCTTGGTCAGAACATGCTGATCGCGTTCATGCCGTGGAACGGTTACAACTTCGAAGATTCGATCCTCATTTCTGAGCGTGTTGTGGCAGAAGACCGTTACACCTCGATCCATATCGAGGAGTTGACCGTTGTTGCACGCGATACGAAGCTTGGCCCCGAGGAAATTACCCGCGATATCGCTTCGCTGGGCGAAGTGCAGTTGTCGCGTCTCGATGACTCCGGGATTGTGTATATCGGTGCTGAGGTGCAGGCGGGTGATGTTCTGGTGGGCAAGGTGACGCCCAAGGGCGAAACCCAGTTGACTCCGGAAGAAAAGCTGCTGCGTGCAATTTTCGGCGAGAAGGCATCTGATGTTAAGGATACTTCGCTGCGTGTGCCCTCGGGTATTGCCGGTACGGTCATTGACGTACAAGTGTTCACCCGCGAGGGGATCGAGCGTGACAAGCGCGCCCAGTCAATCATTGATGAGCACCTGCGTCACTACAAACTCGATCTCGCCGACCAGATGCGGATTGTCGAACGCGATGCGTTCGAGCGGGTGGGTCGCCTGATCGTCGGCAAGAAAGCCAACGGTGGTCCGAAGAAGCTGTCCAAGGGGGCTGTTATCGAGCAGGCCTATCTCGATAGCATGGATCCCCACCACTGGTTCGATATCCGCGTGGCGGACGAGGAGCTGGCGCTGCAACTCGAACAGACCCGCGAAGGTCTCGAGCAGGCACGCAAGGAGTTTGATGTTGCCTTCGAGGCCAAGCGCAAGAAGCTGACTCAGGGCGATGAATTGCCGCCTGGCGTCCAGAAAATGGTCAAGGTATACGTTGCCGTCAAACGCCGCCTGCAGCCAGGCGACAAGATGGCCGGTCGTCACGGTAACAAGGGTGTTGTATCCCGGATTCTTCCGGTTGAAGACATGCCGTACATGGAAGACGGTCGCCCGGTTGATATCGTGCTGAATCCGCTGGGTGTTCCGTCACGGATGAACGTTGGGCAGATTCTCGAAGTCCACCTCGGTCTCGCAGCCAAGGGGCTGGGTTACAAGATTGGCGACATGCTGCGTCGTCAGGCTGCGGTAACCGAGGTCCGTCAATTCCTTGATCAGGTTTATAACTGCAGTGGCAAGAGCGAAAATCTGGACGAATTGACTGACGTCGAAATCATGGAAATGGCTGGCAATCTGACCACGGGTGTGCCGTTTGCTACCCCAGTGTTCGATGGTGCCAAGGATGAGGAAATCAAGACCATGCTGCGCATGGCGGGGATGCCCGAGTCAGGTCAGATGACTTTGTTCGATGGCCGTACTGGTGATGCATTCGAGCGCCAGGTTACGGTCGGCTACATGCACTACCTGAAACTGCATCATCTGGTTGATGACAAGATGCACGCCCGTTCGACCGGTCCGTACTCGCTGGTTACCCAGCAGCCGTTGGGCGGTAAGGCACAGTTCGGTGGTCAGCGCTTCGGTGAAATGGAAGTGTGGGCACTGGAGGCCTATGGTGCATCGTATGTGCTGCAGGAAATGCTGACCGTCAAGTCGGATGACGTTAATGGCCGGACCAAGGTCTACGAAAACATCGTCAAGGGCGAGCACAAGATTGATGCCGGGATGCCGGAGTCGTTCAACGTGCTGGTCAAGGAAATCCGCTCGCTGGCGATCGATATCGATCTGGAACGCTACTGA
- the rplL gene encoding 50S ribosomal protein L7/L12 gives MAISKEDILEAVGSLTVMELNDLVKAFEEKFGVSAAAVAVAGPAAGGAAAAEEQTEFTVVLAAAGDKKVEVIKVVRAVTGLGLKEAKDLVDGAPKPLKEGVSKADAEALKKQLEEAGAKVEIK, from the coding sequence ATGGCAATTAGCAAAGAAGACATCCTGGAAGCCGTTGGCTCCCTGACCGTTATGGAACTGAACGACCTGGTCAAGGCGTTCGAAGAGAAGTTTGGCGTTTCCGCTGCCGCCGTCGCCGTTGCTGGCCCGGCTGCTGGTGGTGCTGCCGCTGCTGAAGAGCAGACCGAATTCACCGTTGTTCTGGCTGCTGCCGGCGACAAGAAGGTTGAAGTCATTAAGGTCGTCCGTGCTGTTACCGGCCTGGGCCTGAAGGAAGCCAAGGACCTGGTTGATGGTGCTCCGAAGCCCCTGAAGGAAGGCGTCTCCAAGGCTGATGCAGAAGCCCTGAAGAAGCAGCTGGAAGAAGCTGGCGCCAAGGTCGAGATCAAGTAA
- the rplJ gene encoding 50S ribosomal protein L10, translating into MGLNLNDKKAVVAEVSAQVANAQTIAIAEYRGIEVGDLTVLRKKARESGVYLRVLKNTLVRRAVADTEFAGLADQMVGPLIYSISADPVAAAKVLNDFAKTNDKLVLKAGSYAGKTLDKAGVQALASVPSREELLSKLLYVMQAPVAGFVRAVDALAKKREEEAAAA; encoded by the coding sequence GTGGGTCTCAATCTGAACGACAAAAAAGCTGTCGTCGCCGAGGTTTCGGCACAAGTGGCTAATGCCCAGACGATCGCGATTGCCGAATACCGTGGCATCGAGGTCGGTGACCTCACCGTGCTGCGCAAGAAGGCTCGCGAATCTGGCGTTTACCTGCGCGTGCTGAAGAACACCCTCGTCCGTCGCGCGGTGGCCGACACCGAGTTTGCCGGCCTGGCTGACCAGATGGTTGGTCCGCTGATTTACAGCATCTCCGCCGACCCCGTGGCAGCTGCGAAAGTCCTGAACGACTTCGCAAAGACCAACGACAAGCTGGTGCTCAAGGCCGGTTCTTATGCCGGCAAGACGCTCGACAAGGCTGGTGTCCAGGCTCTCGCCTCGGTCCCGAGCCGCGAAGAACTGCTCTCCAAGCTGCTGTACGTCATGCAAGCTCCGGTCGCCGGCTTTGTCCGCGCTGTGGATGCACTGGCTAAAAAGCGCGAAGAAGAAGCTGCCGCAGCTTGA
- the rplA gene encoding 50S ribosomal protein L1, protein MAKLTKKQKAQQGKIEAQKLYPVQEALTLAKETATAKFDESIDVAVNLGVDARKSDQVVRGSVVLPAGTGKSVRVAVFAQGDKAEAAKAAGAEVVGFDDLAADVKAGKLDFDVVIATPDAMRVVGQLGQILGPRGLMPNPKVGTVTMDVATAVKNAKAGQVQYRTDKAGIIHATIGRASFSVESLESNLKALIEALNKAKPASSKGQYLRKVAVAATMGPGVRIDQATLVG, encoded by the coding sequence ATGGCTAAGCTGACCAAAAAGCAAAAGGCCCAGCAGGGCAAGATTGAAGCGCAGAAGCTTTACCCGGTTCAGGAAGCTCTGACGCTGGCTAAGGAAACTGCAACCGCCAAGTTTGACGAGTCCATCGATGTGGCCGTCAACTTGGGGGTTGATGCACGTAAATCCGACCAGGTCGTTCGCGGTTCTGTCGTGCTGCCGGCTGGTACCGGTAAGTCCGTCCGTGTTGCCGTGTTCGCCCAAGGCGACAAGGCCGAAGCTGCCAAGGCAGCCGGTGCAGAGGTTGTTGGTTTCGACGATCTGGCCGCTGATGTCAAGGCGGGTAAGCTTGACTTTGATGTTGTCATCGCAACCCCCGATGCCATGCGCGTTGTAGGCCAACTCGGTCAGATTCTTGGCCCCCGTGGCCTGATGCCGAACCCGAAGGTCGGTACCGTGACCATGGACGTCGCTACCGCCGTCAAGAACGCCAAGGCCGGTCAGGTTCAGTACCGCACCGACAAGGCTGGTATCATTCACGCGACCATCGGCCGTGCTTCTTTCAGCGTTGAAAGCCTCGAGTCTAACTTGAAGGCGCTGATTGAGGCGTTGAACAAGGCCAAGCCGGCTTCCTCGAAAGGCCAGTACCTGCGCAAGGTTGCTGTTGCCGCAACGATGGGGCCTGGCGTCCGCATCGATCAGGCTACCCTGGTCGGCTAA
- the rplK gene encoding 50S ribosomal protein L11, translating to MAKKITGYIKLQVPAGKANPSPPIGPALGQRGLNIMEFCKAFNAQTQGVEPGLPIPVVITAYADKSFTFVMKTPPATILIKKAAGIKSGSAKPHTDKVGKITRAQAEEIAKTKMPDLTAADMEAAVRTIAGSARSMGITVEGL from the coding sequence ATGGCCAAGAAAATTACCGGCTATATCAAGCTGCAAGTGCCTGCTGGCAAAGCCAATCCGTCGCCCCCGATCGGTCCGGCACTGGGTCAGCGTGGTCTGAATATCATGGAATTCTGCAAGGCGTTCAACGCTCAGACTCAAGGTGTCGAGCCGGGTCTGCCGATTCCGGTTGTGATCACCGCCTACGCCGACAAGTCTTTCACTTTCGTGATGAAGACGCCGCCGGCTACGATCTTGATTAAGAAAGCCGCCGGTATCAAGTCTGGTTCGGCCAAGCCGCATACCGACAAAGTGGGCAAGATTACTCGTGCTCAAGCCGAAGAAATCGCCAAGACCAAGATGCCTGACCTGACTGCCGCCGATATGGAAGCAGCGGTTCGCACTATCGCGGGTTCTGCCCGTTCGATGGGTATCACGGTGGAGGGGCTCTAA
- the nusG gene encoding transcription termination/antitermination protein NusG, with protein MSKRWYVVHAYSGFEKSVMRAIQERISRMGMQDKFGRILVPVEEVVEMKGGQKSISERKFFPGYVLVEMEMDDDSWHLVKNTPKVTGFVGGTATRPTPISEREVDKIMQQMQDGVEKPRPKILFEIGEVVRVKEGPFTDFHGSVEDVNYEKNRLRVSVTIFGRATPVELEFGQVEKS; from the coding sequence ATGAGTAAGCGTTGGTATGTAGTTCACGCCTATTCGGGCTTCGAGAAAAGTGTAATGCGCGCCATTCAGGAGCGCATTTCCCGCATGGGGATGCAAGACAAATTTGGTCGCATTCTCGTGCCGGTCGAAGAAGTCGTTGAAATGAAGGGTGGCCAGAAGTCCATTTCTGAGCGCAAATTCTTTCCGGGCTATGTCCTGGTTGAAATGGAAATGGATGATGATAGTTGGCATCTGGTAAAGAATACCCCGAAAGTGACCGGTTTTGTCGGTGGGACCGCTACCCGGCCAACCCCGATTTCCGAGCGCGAAGTCGACAAGATCATGCAGCAAATGCAGGATGGTGTTGAAAAGCCGCGGCCGAAAATCCTTTTCGAAATTGGCGAGGTGGTTCGTGTCAAGGAAGGTCCATTCACGGACTTCCACGGCTCGGTCGAAGATGTCAATTACGAAAAGAATCGCCTGCGTGTGTCCGTGACCATTTTCGGTCGCGCAACCCCGGTTGAACTCGAGTTCGGTCAGGTCGAAAAGTCCTGA
- the secE gene encoding preprotein translocase subunit SecE — protein sequence MSDKIKFALALVVLAAGVAGFYLLSEQAAILRLLVVLLGVVLAALVMWKTEAGQRFFVFANESVVEAKKVVWPSRKETMQTTGAVFAFVVVMAIFLYLTDKSLEWVLYDLVLGWKKS from the coding sequence ATGTCCGACAAGATCAAGTTTGCGCTGGCGCTGGTTGTACTGGCTGCCGGCGTAGCTGGCTTCTACCTGCTTTCCGAGCAGGCGGCCATTCTGCGTCTGCTGGTTGTGTTGTTGGGTGTGGTGCTGGCTGCTTTGGTGATGTGGAAAACCGAGGCTGGTCAGCGTTTTTTTGTTTTCGCCAACGAGTCGGTTGTCGAAGCGAAAAAAGTAGTTTGGCCCTCCCGCAAAGAAACCATGCAGACCACTGGTGCTGTATTTGCATTTGTTGTTGTCATGGCGATCTTCCTGTATCTCACAGACAAGAGTCTGGAGTGGGTGTTGTATGACCTTGTTCTGGGTTGGAAGAAATCATGA
- the tuf gene encoding elongation factor Tu, with product MAKEKFERTKPHVNVGTIGHVDHGKTTLTAAITTVLAAKFGGAAKKYDEIDAAPEEKARGITINTAHVEYETENRHYAHVDCPGHADYVKNMITGAAQMDGAILVCSAADGPMPQTREHILLARQVGVPYVLVFMNKCDMVDDAELLELVEMELRELLSKYDFPGDDTPIIHGSALKALEGDQSEIGEPAIFRLAAALDSYIPTPERAVDMPFLMPVEDVFSISGRGTVVTGRVERGIVKVGEEIEIVGIRPTQKTTCTGVEMFRKLLDQGQAGDNIGALLRGTKREDVERGQVLCKPGSITPHTHFTGEVYVLSKDEGGRHTPFFNNYRPQFYFRTTDVTGAISLPEGVEMVMPGDNIQMTVKLIAPIAMEEGLRFAIREGGRTVGAGVVAKIIE from the coding sequence ATGGCTAAGGAAAAATTCGAGCGTACGAAGCCGCACGTTAACGTTGGTACGATTGGTCACGTTGACCACGGTAAGACCACGCTGACCGCTGCGATTACCACCGTGCTGGCTGCCAAGTTTGGTGGTGCAGCCAAGAAGTACGACGAAATCGATGCCGCTCCGGAAGAGAAGGCTCGCGGTATTACGATTAACACCGCTCACGTCGAATACGAAACCGAAAATCGTCACTATGCTCACGTTGACTGCCCGGGTCACGCTGACTACGTGAAGAACATGATTACCGGTGCCGCCCAGATGGACGGCGCGATCCTGGTGTGTTCCGCTGCTGACGGCCCGATGCCGCAGACTCGCGAGCACATCCTGCTGGCCCGTCAGGTTGGTGTGCCGTACGTTCTGGTGTTCATGAACAAGTGCGACATGGTTGACGACGCCGAGCTGCTCGAGCTGGTCGAAATGGAGCTGCGCGAGCTGCTGTCCAAGTACGACTTCCCGGGCGACGACACCCCGATCATCCACGGTTCCGCACTGAAGGCCCTGGAAGGCGACCAGTCCGAAATCGGTGAGCCGGCAATTTTCCGCCTGGCGGCTGCTCTGGATTCCTACATCCCGACCCCGGAACGTGCGGTTGATATGCCGTTCCTGATGCCGGTTGAAGACGTGTTCTCCATCTCTGGTCGCGGTACTGTTGTGACCGGCCGTGTTGAGCGCGGTATCGTCAAGGTTGGCGAAGAAATCGAAATCGTTGGTATTCGTCCGACCCAGAAGACCACCTGTACCGGTGTCGAAATGTTCCGCAAGCTGCTGGATCAGGGTCAGGCTGGCGACAACATCGGCGCGCTGCTGCGTGGTACCAAGCGTGAAGACGTCGAACGTGGTCAGGTGCTGTGCAAGCCGGGTTCCATCACCCCGCACACCCACTTCACGGGCGAAGTGTACGTTCTGTCCAAGGACGAAGGTGGTCGTCACACCCCGTTCTTCAACAACTACCGTCCGCAGTTCTACTTCCGTACGACCGACGTGACTGGCGCGATTTCGCTGCCGGAAGGCGTTGAGATGGTTATGCCGGGTGACAACATCCAGATGACCGTCAAGCTGATCGCTCCGATCGCTATGGAAGAAGGCCTGCGCTTCGCAATTCGCGAAGGTGGTCGTACCGTCGGTGCTGGCGTCGTCGCCAAGATCATCGAGTAA
- a CDS encoding c-type cytochrome: MKAVYVAMMAAAGIAMMGQAQADEALAKAKNCMSCHAIDKKLVGPSYKDVAAKYKGDGKAAATLAAKIKTGGKGVWGEIPMPPNNVTEDEAKKLAAWVLATK, encoded by the coding sequence ATGAAAGCTGTTTACGTTGCAATGATGGCCGCTGCTGGTATTGCCATGATGGGCCAGGCCCAGGCGGACGAAGCTCTGGCTAAGGCCAAGAACTGCATGTCCTGCCACGCTATTGACAAGAAGCTGGTTGGTCCTTCCTACAAGGATGTGGCAGCCAAGTACAAGGGTGATGGCAAGGCTGCAGCAACCCTGGCCGCCAAGATCAAGACCGGTGGCAAGGGCGTCTGGGGCGAGATTCCGATGCCCCCGAACAACGTCACCGAAGACGAAGCCAAGAAGCTTGCAGCCTGGGTTCTGGCGACCAAGTAA
- the ilvD gene encoding dihydroxy-acid dehydratase, translated as MPQYRSRTSTHGRNMAGARALWRATGMKDGDFGKPIIAVVNSFTQFVPGHVHLKDLGQMVAREIEAAGGIAKEFNTIAIDDGIAMGHSGMLYSLPSRDLIADSVEYMVNAHCADAMVCISNCDKITPGMLMAAMRLNIPVVFVSGGPMEAGKVKLQDKVVHLDLVDAMVKAADASVPQAELDEIERSACPTCGSCSGMFTANSMNCLTEALGLSLPGNGTVVATHADRRQLFLKAGRLAVELCKRYYEEDDASVLPRSIATRGAFENAMTLDVAMGGSTNTVLHILAAAQEAGIDFTMADIDRISRSVPCLCKVAPMTDKYHIEDVHRAGGIMGILGELDRAGLIHRDAPTVHARNLGEAIDRWDVIREHDIAVHEFFKAAPGGVPTQVAFSQGRRFNELDLDRTHGCIRNLANAYSKDGGLAVLYGNIALDGCIVKTAGVDESIWQFSGRARVFESQDSAVEAILGGEVVAGDVVVIRYEGPKGGPGMQEMLYPTSYLKSMGLGKACALLTDGRFSGGTSGLSIGHASPEAADGGAIGLVNEGDRIEIDIPGRRIHLAVSDEELAARRGAMEAKGEAAWQPESRQREVSAALQAYALMATSADKGAVRDVRQIRRK; from the coding sequence ATGCCCCAGTATCGTTCCCGCACTTCCACCCATGGCCGCAACATGGCTGGTGCCCGCGCTCTTTGGCGTGCCACCGGCATGAAGGATGGCGATTTCGGCAAGCCGATCATCGCGGTGGTCAACTCGTTTACTCAATTTGTGCCGGGGCACGTGCATCTGAAGGACCTGGGGCAGATGGTTGCCCGCGAAATCGAGGCCGCAGGCGGGATTGCCAAGGAGTTCAACACGATCGCAATTGATGACGGCATCGCGATGGGGCACAGCGGTATGCTCTATTCGTTGCCGTCGCGCGATCTGATTGCCGATTCGGTCGAATACATGGTCAATGCGCATTGCGCCGATGCAATGGTTTGTATTTCGAATTGCGACAAGATCACCCCGGGTATGTTGATGGCGGCAATGCGCTTGAACATTCCGGTTGTTTTCGTGTCCGGTGGTCCAATGGAAGCCGGCAAAGTCAAATTGCAGGACAAGGTGGTTCATCTGGATCTGGTCGATGCGATGGTTAAGGCTGCCGATGCCTCGGTGCCGCAGGCAGAACTGGATGAAATCGAACGTTCGGCCTGTCCGACCTGTGGCTCCTGTTCGGGAATGTTTACTGCCAACTCGATGAATTGTCTGACCGAGGCACTCGGTCTTAGCTTGCCCGGTAATGGCACGGTGGTGGCGACGCATGCGGACCGCAGGCAGTTGTTCCTGAAGGCCGGGCGTCTGGCTGTCGAACTGTGCAAGCGCTACTACGAAGAGGACGACGCTTCCGTGTTGCCGCGTTCGATTGCGACACGCGGTGCGTTTGAAAACGCCATGACCCTCGATGTGGCGATGGGCGGGTCGACCAACACCGTTCTGCACATTCTTGCTGCTGCGCAGGAGGCTGGAATCGATTTCACGATGGCCGACATTGACCGAATTTCTCGCTCGGTTCCGTGTTTGTGTAAAGTGGCTCCGATGACCGATAAATATCACATCGAGGATGTTCATCGCGCCGGCGGGATCATGGGAATTCTGGGGGAACTTGACCGCGCCGGGTTGATTCACCGCGATGCTCCGACTGTTCACGCGCGGAATCTCGGTGAGGCGATTGATCGCTGGGATGTGATTCGCGAGCATGACATCGCCGTGCACGAGTTTTTCAAGGCTGCGCCGGGCGGTGTGCCAACGCAGGTGGCCTTCTCCCAAGGGCGTCGCTTCAATGAGCTGGATCTGGACCGGACCCATGGCTGCATCCGCAATCTGGCCAACGCGTATTCCAAGGACGGCGGCTTGGCGGTTCTCTACGGAAACATCGCTCTTGATGGCTGTATCGTCAAAACGGCCGGGGTTGATGAGTCAATCTGGCAGTTTTCCGGGCGCGCCCGGGTCTTTGAAAGTCAGGATTCTGCCGTCGAGGCAATTCTCGGCGGGGAGGTGGTCGCCGGGGATGTGGTCGTGATTCGCTACGAGGGTCCCAAGGGGGGGCCGGGTATGCAGGAAATGCTTTATCCGACCTCTTACCTCAAGTCGATGGGGTTGGGTAAGGCCTGTGCGCTATTGACCGATGGCCGTTTTTCTGGGGGTACCTCGGGCTTGTCGATTGGTCATGCTTCCCCAGAGGCTGCTGATGGCGGAGCAATCGGGTTGGTTAACGAAGGAGATCGGATCGAGATCGATATTCCCGGGCGGCGGATTCATCTGGCGGTGAGCGACGAAGAATTGGCGGCTCGCCGGGGTGCCATGGAGGCCAAGGGGGAGGCTGCTTGGCAGCCGGAAAGTCGCCAGCGCGAAGTTTCGGCGGCGCTCCAGGCGTATGCTCTGATGGCAACCTCGGCGGACAAGGGGGCTGTGCGCGACGTGCGACAGATTCGCCGCAAGTAA